The following nucleotide sequence is from Apium graveolens cultivar Ventura chromosome 4, ASM990537v1, whole genome shotgun sequence.
gtgaaagacttaggcgatgctacctatatattagggatcaatatctatagagatagattgaaaagattaatcgacctagtcggagtacatacattgataaagtattacatcattttatgatgcaagagacaaagaaatgataggtttcgatgtctcatgggatagtgatctcaaaagataattgccccataaatcattagatgataagggccgtttgagaaagttccagatgcgtcagcaattggatctataatgtatgcaatgatatgtacttgtcctgatatttcgtatgctttgagcatgacgatcagataccagtctaatccaggtgagggtcacttgatagttttcaagaatattcttaagtacttaaagaggactaaagatttatttttggtgtatagAGAAGATAgagaactggttgtaaagggttacactgatactatTTTCTGAACgtaatttttggacagacaaggatgattatgagtttatgtctgttttgtgttttgtctaaatataattaatgttagcttgaatagttcacagcaagaacattgatgattctatggaagccgaatatattgataatttttttgaaacaaccatggagactgtttaggcatgtccttaggcaatatcgccttattaatgagattaatgattaaggagatataaatgtaaagtgtatagtaatgatagtgttgcagacccactgactaaggctttgtcacagCAAAAGTACGACGATCATACTAGTTCCCAGAGTATTAGATACAagggtgattggctctagtacaagtgggagattgttagtgtttgtgccctagagacaacactatgatattttagtttaagacattaggattattaatgtttatgttctatcgattattctctttataatttattaattcttaatttactgtgatataaatgttagattaataaatgtctttagaatattatatgcaattctatatctctaagtacgtgacttagaaatgagattatgagaatagtatcaatattcctaaaggtccctagtcgagtattattattaagggacaataataatgcattaagactggtgtgtttgttgactgatgatcgcatctcattgatcataggtatagtgatactaaagtcaaaaacacaggccGATGTctatgtacatggtgctggacagacccaatgtgagattctacatgtctgttgtgtcataagtaattctcacagtgataatgatgtaatggtccttagacctgaagtcattatatttctatacgagaattaatatacattgattccattaaaagttatccttgaccgggtgatgataaaagtggacattgggtatataatgaatcgtatgagaaatatgaatgatctagatgggatttaaccctcctattttaggagtgatattattggcctcttgtgtgagctagactatgaaatgcgtggccacactcaaatgttggtttgatatgatagtctactcattgatcaagaaaatttggattaaactatgatgaggatgacacattacatgcctctagtttaatctataatatttggttaaatggattatattacattgtacattattcacaaaaggtttaatcgatcaccgattcaattattattacttgggtagcaatgatgtattactagatgccgctcattgtttacgattttaaattagatataaaatttgtttccaacgtaataataacctatagggtcacacactaagaatgcttgaatgattatttaatttaaattggatttaaatgatatttaagtaattcgaattaattagaatattaattaagtatgacttaattaattagataaatattgatattcaaatttactaatattaattatgaaatttatttgttcaataattaagtgagacttaattataatacaaataggaatttcgaattaataataactcctaattagttaagagttataattcatttttctactctatATATAATATCTCTTATGTGGCTGCTTTtgtaagcaagacttttactaaaaccctagccaccaagagagaagatggagagagcaagaagaaatgagtttgtgctagtacacatccaatccttgagttcaagcattcgtgtggataccgatagagcgtagatcacgagagcgggatgcgtggtgattgaacaagttttggatctccattagtcaaccaatttgtaaatcttcttaaggtaaacaatatgatctacgaattaaatatctatttttcgtatggatcctgcggtgagtttcgaaaattctggttttttacgttttttaattactgtttccgttgcgtgtatgtgctcgaaaccctcATTTCAGTTTATTCGTAATTGTCCCCGTGGGCGGCAACATTATTTCCCTAACAACACTTCGGTTAATACCCTTCCACTTTCTGTCTGAGGACTTCTCCTGCACGGATGACAGAGGTTCCCCCCCTACAGCTCCTCATCCAACAGTTTAGCAAGTACCATGTGGGACTTTTCCTTTATTTTTTTGCATGGTCACCCCTATTGGGATTTCAAGAACGAATGCAATCGCCGAGGTTTTTCTTAAGACTTTTCTGTATAAGAGTGATGACGTATGCGTAAGAGTGGTGATGTATGTACTTGGCAAATAGAAAGAGTGTCCAAAAGTTCATCTTTTAATGGTAAAGGCTAGTATATAAAATGGTGGGTCAAATGTAAATAAGTTTGTGAAATTGAATCCCTTATATAATTGTATTTGATGTACTCTATTAGAAAAGTATCATATTCCATACTTCGCCTATGATGTGAAGAAGTATGGAGGGTCGCAGTTCTCTTGTCTCAGGCCTCCGAGTGGTTTAAAATTTATCCCTAGGCAAGCCATTGATTAAGGTCGAACTTTTGAAAATGCTAAAATTTCTTGTAACCACATGATCCATTTTAATTCAGGTAGAATAGTTGTAGTTCAGTCAAGGGGAGAACCAAACTCGATTTTGTAAAAGATCTTCTCAATGTACATTTGAGGATGATACTGTTATGTATGGAATTTTGGACATGACGAGAGGAGATCATGACATCTACAAGACGGGAAGAGCAAGAGATCGTCTTAGACAACGTAAGCAAAGAGGTTGACGCCTGGGAATAAAACTCGGTCTAGCAGCTTCCGGATAAGTAGGAGAAAGAATAGGTATGCTTATCTCCACGATTAACAGCCACAATTCAAATGAGAGAAAAATGAGGGGAGGTTGGAGAAAAAGAAGGAAAGCAAAGAGGATAAGAAGATGAGTATGATCAATACAAACACACACTGGCTCACACCCGAGAAAAGGAAAAAGTACACCTCAACTCATGATCAATATTGCTTTGAGTATCTTGTCCTTCATTCTAAAAAAAAACTGTATTCATAGTAACGTAATTTAACCTCTTGTAAACACATATTCAAAATATTAGCGGATCGTATTTTGGTTGGGTACACATTCCCACCCGCGGTTTTTTCCCATTCACGGGTTTTCCGCGTCAACAATTCTCTGTCTCATttacttttatttattttcgtTTTTCATCAAAGTTCATGGTAGAATCAATCATAAACATAATCGAACTTAGTATTTAACCCAAAATTTTTGGTAaaaacatttggcgccgtctgtgggaaacttGCTAAAGATTTGATTAACACGTTGCGATGGAAAGCTGGAAAGAGCAAATCACGAATCAGGAAGGAGAAGCTGAGAATAGCAGAGATACGATATTGAGACAGTTGCAAGAAGAAATGGAAAAGATGCGTTCGGAAAATGAAACATTAAAGAAGGAACTCACTACGGCTAAATCGAGAACCAAAACTACGACGAAGAAAACCATTCCAAGCGTAGTTAGACGTTTGGACATGGATGAAGCTGATGAATACAACCAAAACGGAGGGCCAACGAATGGAACAGAAGATGTTATTGACGTAGAAGACGTGAAGGACGTACCGCATAATGAAGATGACATGGGAAGAAGACGTGACGAGCAACAATATGATGATCGTGATGATCGACGAGGGGAGACTGATAGGAGAAGATCGCGTTACAAAAGTACAAGATCCAGAAGTCAAGTTACAAAAGAATTTAGAAGAGAACTACGAGAAATGAGGGACTTGATTGAAAGAATACCTAGTGTCCCAAAACCGTTGGAAAAGGCCACCCCAACAAGCTACGCAGATTCCCCTTTTCATGACAACATCGCCTTGGTTGATATACCAAAACGTTTCACGGTACCTCCAATGAGACCGTATTATGGAACTAGTGATCCCTTGGAGCACGTTGCACAATACAAACAACGAATATTCACGGTACCAATCACACGTGACTGAAAAGAAGCATGTATGTGTAAGGGTTTTGGTTCTACATTATCAGGACTATCTTTGCAATGGTTTACATGAACCTTCCACAAGGAAGCATCAAGACGTTTGCTGATCTGATAGATGCATTCAACTTAAAATTTGCGAGCATTCGAGTGTTCGAGAAGAGAACCAGTGACCTATACAAGATTGTCCAACGAAGTAGGGAGCCTTTGCGTGATTACTTGTTAAGGTTCAACAGAGAAAAGGTGACCATCACCAACTGTGACGTCCCTACGACTATCGAAGCATTCAGGCGGAGATTAGAACGAAATCTCCACTTTATGAAGAATTGACAAAGTATCCATGTCGAACAATGGATGATGTGCAAGCCAAAGCCATGGCACAAGTAATATTGGAGGAAGACAGAATGGAAGAGGACGAGAAGTACTACAAGCCGTCGAGAAAAATTACGACACCAAGGTCCAGGGAATACAAGCCCTATACTAGACCTAACAGAGATAAAGTACACGTCAACTCGACGCGAGAGTCCAATGAGTGGAAGAGAGAGGAACATAGTGATTGGAGGAAAGATGCCAATCTTCTACCAACTTATGACAGCTATGGCTTTACGATAACGCCTTCAGCCATGGTGAAGGAGTTTACCAAGTTGGGAGGAGTAGTGAAGTGGCCAGTGAAGAGCAATAAACCAAAAGCCAACCCGGATTCCAAACTATGATGTGATTATCATGGAGATTATGGACACAAAGCTTATGACTGTGTGGCCTTGCGAAGAGAGCTACAATTTCTGACCAGGAAATTATACCTCACATAATTTATGGCATCAAAGAAAACATCTTATATTGGAAAAAATACGTCTCCGAGAAGAAACAACGTGACACCATTGAGACaaccaccacctccaccacatCACAAGGTGATCAACTTCATCTCGGGAGGGTCAGAAGTATGTGGATCAACATATTCACAGGCCAATAGAGCATCCAGAGAAATAAACATACGAGTCACAGAAGTGGGGGTTGGCAATGACAATATACCATCCTTAATGTTTGGCGAATCAGACAAAAAGAATATACGAGAACCACAACAAGATGGGTTAGTCATCTCATTACCCGTGGGAAACTGTTTAATCAAAAGAATATTAGTGGACAATGGGAGTGCTGCCAACATCATGATGTTGAGCACGTTGACACAAATGGGATTAGCAGAAAGTGACATGATCAAGAAGTCGACAACATTAGTGGGGTTCAGTGGTGAGACAAAACGCACATTGGGGGAGATCACGTTACCAACATATGCCCAAGAGGTCAATCTCTTGGAATTGTTTTGCATAATTGACGTGGATTCAAGTTACAACATAATCATGGGAAGACCATGGATACACAACTTGAAGGCGGTACCATCAACATATCACCAAGTATTAAAATTCCCAACACCATGGGGGGCTCAAGAAATAAGAGGTGATCAAACCATGGCTCAGGACTGTTACATGATGTGTCTAAAGCCTACTGTCCAACATCAGGGAGACAAGACGCCTGTAGCCACGGTAACAGGTCCGGAGCAATTAGCTGAAGTAGATTTGACAGCAGGGGATAAGAAGGTGTTAATTGGTGAAGACCTTTCTCCAACAATTGAAGCCAACTTGATAAGTTTCTTAACCACGAGACTGGACGTTTTTGCATGAGATGATGGAGACATAACGGGAATTGACCCAAATGTCATTACACACAAGTTGAATGTAGACCCTAGCTACACACACGTCCAACAAAAACGAAGAAAGTTTGCGGTTGACAGAAACAAGATAATAAATGACGAGGTGGAAAGGCTCATCAAGGCTGGCATGATTAAAGAAGTTAATTACCCCGAATGGTTAGCGAATGTCGTCATCATACAGAAGAAAAATGGGAAATGGAGAGTTTGTGTTGATTACACGGATTTGAACAAAGCTTGCCCTAAAGATCCTTATCCATTACCTCACATTGACACCATGGTGGATTCAATGGCTGGTCATGAATTACTCACGTTCCTGGACGCGTCGAGTGGCTTCATTCAAATCCAAATGGAACTGTCTGACTGCGAAAAGACTGCATTTATAACAGACAGGGGGATATACTATTATCTGGCCATGCCTTTTGGATTGAGAAATGCTGGAGCTACGTTTCAAAGACTGGTCAACAAAATGTTTAAAGAACAGATAGGACGGATAATGGAAGTCTACATTGACGACATGGTCAAcaagtgaaaggcatatgtcatagcctatttgtttattcgaggatttaactcaactcaaataagaatgtaataagtaaatagtggatctatcttcagagagatctcacagagtaacatctgtcaaaggattaagaaacattattcatctacagacttgaagacttaattcactggaagaagctcaagaaattgatcaagcctcagtgatataaatcaagattgtggatttaatcaagtgacagagatctcgtcagggtatcaattaattacaaggatttagtctgaagaaaatcaaagtcaagacatgaagaaacgtcacggaagttagtcactcatgaaccagacagtacatcgagtgtcaacgttgaagtggtggaattgattcatatatttcagtgattttcagaagatattcagaagaatggatgttgctcaACATTAGTATTAATtccctattaattaattaagtcatataatttaattaagagaataaattatatatgcaaagattaatttattttattaattaaattaattgattaattaattcagaattaatattaaggtttttaattgatttaaaatctgttattaattcataaagacaactaattgtattagtatgacaatcggtatgacaatcaatagtcataccgaaagtcatgctaattcaaaaggattgtcttatcagattttttattacattaaaatctattattaattcagtaagataatctgattttgaactactatgacaatcggtatgacaattgatagtcataccgaaagtcttgctagttcattctgattgtcttgccagctcaaagagattgtcatgccagtacattctactcgactgttggattaaaagaagcagcagaagacattcatgcaattaTCATACAGAACAAACAAGTCAAGAGAGAAGCAGAAACAAAAAGCAAGACATATCATTTTttatctgctttattcaagatcaaaattctagattgtaaagttaaatccaaaccactagaattatttatcttgttcttgtgtaacaatctagcggatcaaaatccctaaaacttaatctcaaatcgcttatagcatttgatctttttattgcaaaaatagaaaaagttcatgttgaatttattctagatttgtgataattaatttgagattaatcccttgtaaacgataccgttattgtaacacctttcaagtttaataataattttatttaacttgaattttgtttcacatttttattccgcattttattcgattaaacggtattgtttgtattcaaccccccttctacaaatatattgagacctaacaattggtatcagagccttctgattaacgtacaaatcaagatcctagactattgtgtttctttcactccttgaattttttattcactcaaaaaattcataatgactacacaaaaagttggaaccgttaaaattccacttttcgataaagaaaattatgttatgtggaagaagaatatgctactgtttttacaagttgctaatcccaaatatctgcaagtgttaaagaagggtccaaaaattcctatggttattgaaccagaggtaatagaaaatgatgtggtgatcaccaaagcgagaacttatgtgaaagatcctgaggatttctctcctgctgaaatagaagaagcctccctggatgctagccttcaattaattttagtagattcccttgatcccttgatgaatagacatgtgatgaattgtaaagattccaaacatatctgggaaactattgaggttattaatgaaggcacagaggaagttagggagaacaagttagaaatcctaacctctgagtatgaatactttaaatccaatccaggagaaggaatcactgaagtgtttgagaggtacaatgcattgatcaacaacctgaacattaatggtaaatactattccatcagggaggtcaacaaaaagttccttttaacactgccaactcatctcgaacatagaatcactgccataagagaagcaagagatctgagtgagatttctttggataggctctatggtgtgttaaagacttatgagttggagcagattcagcagaaggaagtttacgggaaaggaagagtggtcagcacgtctactgctctagtagctgatgaacaacaacaacaaccacaatatcaacaacaatctcaacaatcagaaagaatggtacagtcttccaaggttgaagataatgtgatagtaacataatttgatcctcctactacaaatcaatcaggagatgatttttattccttggaagaactggagcaattggaggatgagtcaatggccctgattgtcaagagattctcaaatgtcagattcaaaaggaatcccaagttcaagtacaagtccaactacaacagattccagaaaggtggatcttcatcctctaacaccagcagtggtgggtataaaacagggatggttgatcgaagcaccattcgatgcttcaactgcaatgagttgggacactttgccacagaatgcaggaagccaaaacaagttaggaagaactcttacgattctaatcagaagagtaaatctgaaagggcttacctggcaaagggaagaagctgggatgatactgacagtgaagatgaagaagttgggaatcttgctctcatggctagtgatgcaaacacctcatcgtcaagaaaagaggtaaaatttactgatgctgaattagtttatcatctaggaggttccttagattttgctcgtcgtgataatgaattgttaaatcaacaaatcaaagaccttgagaaagaggtcaatgaattaagacttgtgcacattaatcaagataaattaaaagaacaagcatcttttctagagaatagagttgactgttatagacaacttgaaactatttgttaggtcacacacacacactgtagagggggtgaatacagtgtatagtacacccaaatcgaacttaaagaacttgagtaacagaaaacaaactttattgaaacaataaactctgttacaatatggaactgttacctctcagtgatgaacaaatatcacgagagctgctagggttatatatattaataacttcgataatgataacacttatagtgtaaaccctatgcctgtgtttatatattacacagttacaagataatcgctaattgatatggaatataattctgctt
It contains:
- the LOC141718291 gene encoding uncharacterized protein LOC141718291; translation: MASKKTSYIGKNTSPRRNNVTPLRQPPPPPHHKVINFISGGSEVCGSTYSQANRASREINIRVTEVGVGNDNIPSLMFGESDKKNIREPQQDGLVISLPVGNCLIKRILVDNGSAANIMMLSTLTQMGLAESDMIKKSTTLVGFSGETKRTLGEITLPTYAQEVNLLELFCIIDVDSSYNIIMGRPWIHNLKAVPSTYHQVLKFPTPWGAQEIRGDQTMAQDCYMMCLKPTVQHQGDKTPVATVTGPEQLAEVDLTAGDKKVLIGEDLSPTIEANLINPSYTHVQQKRRKFAVDRNKIINDEVERLIKAGMIKEVNYPEWLANVVIIQKKNGKWRVCVDYTDLNKACPKDPYPLPHIDTMVDSMAGHELLTFLDASSGFIQIQMELSDCEKTAFITDRGIYYYLAMPFGLRNAGATFQRLVNKMFKEQIGRIMEVYIDDMVNK